From the genome of Crassostrea angulata isolate pt1a10 unplaced genomic scaffold, ASM2561291v2 HiC_scaffold_353, whole genome shotgun sequence:
ttttctaaaaatctcCTAAAACCTGACGTTAATACACATGGAACGTCCGACAAGTAAAGACAACTCGGGAGAAAGGAGAAAGGAAGGCAGATCAGTTCCCCCCTTTTTATGGATACTTAAGCACGAACACTCCCTAGGGCCCTGGGTATGGTTATAATTCGCTAACGTCTGTGTATTGAggaatcaaaatatataataattagcAAGATCTAATACAGtaatttaattgttaattttgGCAGTTTAGAAAAACAAACGttgaattttaaagaattatcatgaacggtaacattttaaaagaaaactgaaACACTACTAcaatagaaaaatacaaaagtaGATTCCATTTATTATGAATACAGAAAACTGCTTCCGATTACATGTTATTATAACTTGTAACCTgcgagtacccattattgccgaaATATACACTATTACTCTCTTCATTTAAGCTGTCATGTAAAAATTTCTAGGCAAATCTCTGCActgttcatttatttaatttgatgaataatttttattttattctcatCAATATCGACACTTTTTTGGCTAAAATTAAACACTGTCCATGACCTTCGATTCGGGTTCGCGTACCCATTATTGCCCCTCATATCTTTTCGTTATTTTCCAGTAATTCATCGGTTAAAAGTGCAAGATTTTgaaagaatgtcaaaatataagataaaatgttagaataacacaaaaaatatgtaataaacgcaattcaatcatattacatgtataagcaatATTCTTTTCGATGTCTCTGCGGCCACCTGCACACAAACGGAGGAGAATGTGCTTCGCATGTCTCGggacaaataattaaaaaattaaataaatacattgtttatttatttaaaagctttttaaaaataagttttagtGTGTCCAGTAAAAGAAATAATGTGTGTGAAAGTTAATAGCAACGCCTCTGATTTACACCGCAGGTGCGTGTCGATTAACCTTTTATCCGCGTCAGGTTGGAAACAAAATTGCTACTTACAAGCAAGCAGACGCTCggttttctttcttaaatattgTGTAGTAGAAATGGtatcttgtttatttttgtcaaatatcatAACACGGAGGTAAATATTCTTCGAATTTGGACCTAAACAAAAAATGCCCTGTCATCAAAGTGGATTACAAGTCAAACATTCAGTACCATGAGTCATCGCACGGATACAAATGAGAAACGTTTTCGTAGGCTTACCTTTGTTAACTTAAAAGTGAGTTCCGAGATGTTTGATGTAAATTTTCTTCATTCCCAACTCTTATAGTgtctttaaaagtttatttcttatttttttggtttgtaGCTAAAAACAACGAATAAATAGCAGAAATcttgttgtttttataacaatcggcaataatgggtactcgGCAATACTAGTAATTAATACTTGCACGTTAATTTCAACAATATCTAAAATGGGAAATTACTAGCCACAAACAATAAAGAAGTACCAATACCGACACTAAGAActacatatttataaaaagtaGAAAGATACAAAGATACAAAGAGCAGAAatttacaaatcaaatacaGGTTCAGGAGATTCTTAGAGTCTATgtaattttctataaaaaaaaaaaagtgcgtAACAATTTTGAACAAATAACCGCATTTTATCTACCATTTATTGTAGACCCGTTGTACTTTCTGTTGAGTCTTCTAAACCAGATGAGTCAGAACTACTTCCTGACCTGCGCAGCAACTTCTCGAGCATGTTGCTGGTGCTGGTTACTGGGGACAAGCAGTCTTGTTCTGCCGAACACTCCCTCACAGGTGCGGAGCTTCCCTGTTGTATCATATCCTCGCTGTTGATCAAGATTTCATTAACACTACCTTGGTTCTCAAACAAATCCAGCAAAATGTTGCATTGCTCCGTTGTCAGCTCTATGACCTCCTCCATGTTCTGCGCAACAACACTACTATTCTTATCTGTTCCaagagaaatattttctttcgGGTGACTTTTTGGGATATCTTTTGTAGCTTGCTCATTTTTCTTGTTGATCATCATATGCGATGTTTTCTCTTGAACCTCAAATTGATTTTCGGCATGAAAAAAATCGAGCTTTTCAAATTGTTTGTCGTCTGCTTGCATTCCTGTGGCCATCTTTTTCCTAAGGTATTGTCGTAATCCTTGTTTGAGGTTTGGGTTGCATTTTTGTTCGCGAAATTTAGATAATTTATTCTTTTTGCAGCTTGGTAATTCTTTTTCTTCGGTTTGTTGCAGGAGGGACATTGTACTTTGCTTGCAAAACCCCTCTACCATGGCATTTATTTCTGACAACTGTCGTTTGGGCTTCTTTTTCCTGGTTTTGACGTCATCCATATCTTCTGTTAAACCGTATAGTTTGATTTTTAGTTCCAGTTGctgtaaatataaatgaataccTTTTTCACATGTAAGGATAAAAGTTTGCTAATTATTACAATTGTTGATAGTCAGGTGTCCTTTAAGCTTACACCTTGTAAATTGGATTTTATCTATACATAAAgatgtcatatttcaaaatGAGTCCATGTtgatctaatttttaaaatcattttctttgtttcttatattgaactttatttggattgtggccccactttgcCGTCCTTGAACATTAAGCTAACTGAATGTCTGTTTGCCATATTGTCTTTCATTGATGTAAGCATTCCTATGTAAGCTCTTCATGCTTTAtcgaaatatttcaatacaC
Proteins encoded in this window:
- the LOC128170155 gene encoding uncharacterized protein LOC128170155, with the protein product MEDLDDVDCLIGNVINAVQVDASFDQDLETLEQSVSSPDGPLGRLANYPQTSSIASGSGHSSLKGNAQQSMTWDQEESWRKDRRKKDNHNIIERRRRYNINDRIKELGTLLPSSIPPDLKQNKGSILKAAVEFMKELKRDNCKLHKLEENQRVMKAKNQKQLFRIFQLELKIKLYGLTEDMDDVKTRKKKPKRQLSEINAMVEGFCKQSTMSLLQQTEEKELPSCKKNKLSKFREQKCNPNLKQGLRQYLRKKMATGMQADDKQFEKLDFFHAENQFEVQEKTSHMMINKKNEQATKDIPKSHPKENISLGTDKNSSVVAQNMEEVIELTTEQCNILLDLFENQGSVNEILINSEDMIQQGSSAPVRECSAEQDCLSPVTSTSNMLEKLLRRSGSSSDSSGLEDSTESTTGLQ